From the Stigmatopora argus isolate UIUO_Sarg chromosome 12, RoL_Sarg_1.0, whole genome shotgun sequence genome, the window CCCTTCCCAGTTAACCCATTGGCTGATATTTGTCCCAGGTACTTTGAGTTCATCTACCTGTACGACAGCATGCTGATGTTCCGAATCGACCAGAAGACGCAAGAATGCACCAAGATGGGGCTGAGCGAGGCCTGGGACCCCTTCGACATCCCCGACAACTCCACCTTCGAGGACCAGTACCTCATCGGTGGCCCCGGCGACAACGTGCAAGTGCAGGAGTGGTCGGACCGGAAGCCGGCCAGGAAACGTGAGTTCGCCTCCGTTGACATCGTTGGTCTAATTAAAGAGCTTTAACGAATCGTCGAGAGCGCGATGGCTCGGAAAAAATAATTGCGTCTGTTTTTTGGGGGCGTGGCAGACGAGACGTGGGTGGGCGTGTACACGCTGCTGGACTGCTACCCGGTGCAGGAGACGTACATCAAGAACACCAGCGTGACCACCTCCACGCGCTTCTTCAACATCAAGTTGGGCATCAGCGACCCCGAGGTCTTCACGCCGCCACCTGGGTGCCAAGCGGCGACGGAGGACGCCGCCGACCGGCCGCTGTGCTGAGCCAACCGAAAACGCCCTTTtctggtttgtttttttgtcgatTTTGTGTTGAAAACATTCTGCACCTTACAATAAAACCCACGACCGGTGTCAAAATGGCAGCACgggggccagattcggccctcCGCGTCTTTTGGCCTGGCCCGCAAAAGTGTGCATTCACTAAATTTCCAGAAATTACATTTTGTtgtaataatatatattcatcctctttcaacattgaaaacaaataaacatttctTTAAAGAAGCATCAAGAGGTATAATGAAGTAATGTAGtaagtaaaatataaatacttcTAATGAGGTCAATTCGTGAGTAAAATATAGAGGTATAATAAACAATATTAACTTTGTATCAAAATTCACAAAATATATAACATGCTGTACCAACTTTTAATAATTCCTGACTCTTCACTTTAGACACATTTACACAAGCTcatatttttaatgaacaaGGAATTCACAAAATATATAACCAATGTTGTACAAACCTCCAATAATTCCTGATTATTGCACACCTTCTCCCACTCATAAACAATTACAAGGGTTTTGTACATTAAAGAATTaggttgagattttttttattgttatgacTAACCAACTTCAGAAACCGATACTGCAGGGAAAATTCTTGTTTCAAACAAATGTTTGtcttaaaatatattcatttatgtattattttttaaatatttacgtATATACACATGAAGAATTTTCCAAATTTGTATGAATTTAATTCACTGCGCCTATGAGTGAGTGTGCGAATCAAAAATTGGGTAGAATATATAGTAAccatttttctaagtgtatatactaCTATTCCTTCCCTCACTCTACGGGcccgacgcaaaatggccgacaccTGATGACAGTCGTCCCCGTTGGCTTAACGCATGCATCAGATATTTAGTAGCGTATATAATAGTGTGTATCTATGAGTGGTGCTATCGGTGACGTAGTACAACTTCCGTTACTATGAAATCTCTTTCCGCTACATTTCCCGTAGTGACAAATCCACACGATCTCTGCTTAAGATGTGTCTTTTAATTAGTCCTGGGTGGACCTGCATTTGGACATCGTCAGTCTCTCGCTAACTTTACAGTACAATGTTTGTTAAATCTTCTTGTCAGGATACATTCTTCTTGTTCGTTGAAGCCCCGTTCATGTTAGCTCAGTTTAGCTCGGGTTAGCCGAACTCGGCTCCGGTTAGGTTAGCTTAGCTCGTTACCCCGACACGACACGTACGTCAGGCAAAGAGCGAGCTTCACAAAGTGTTGCAAAGTGTAAAAATGTGTGCCAGGCCTACCCCCGAGCACGCGGAGGACCTGCTGTGTGGGCGAAAAGAGGAGAAAGAGCGACAGGAACAAGAAGTGCAGCATCGCCTTCTCTCCCATCCAGTTGCAGGTTTGGACAATTTATGTCACGTCAGAAAATATCTTTCTTTGTAGaatctatttaaaaagaaatcattttccCACCAAGTCACTGTTATATTTTGCATCCCAGCTGCTTCATGTAGTCATAAAAAGGTTTTatttaacagtaaaaaaaatgtgtcattaggAAAAATATCTTTTTCCAGAGGAGTCCCTCCAGACCCGAGAGCAATACCCGGCCCGAGTTAAAGAAGAAGTGGATACGACCGGCCCGCCGTTCATCTTTGTCCCTTTAAAGAGCGAAGACGAAGGTCCGAGCGACGAC encodes:
- the epdr1 gene encoding mammalian ependymin-related protein 1, whose product is MRATSVLLLQLVPLVLLLGCRKADVSVFGLPSASARASPCLAPLQWEGRWVVYDHGTGRNTRAAVSYDGQNHRLRVLQQHKKHTPCQRYFEFIYLYDSMLMFRIDQKTQECTKMGLSEAWDPFDIPDNSTFEDQYLIGGPGDNVQVQEWSDRKPARKHETWVGVYTLLDCYPVQETYIKNTSVTTSTRFFNIKLGISDPEVFTPPPGCQAATEDAADRPLC